The Papaver somniferum cultivar HN1 chromosome 3, ASM357369v1, whole genome shotgun sequence genome includes a region encoding these proteins:
- the LOC113359072 gene encoding sister chromatid cohesion 1 protein 1-like, whose protein sequence is MFYSHQLLARKAPLGQIWMAATLHAKINRRKLDKLNLVKICEEILNPSVPMALRLSGILMGGVVIVYERKVKLLLDDVSRLLVEINEAWKVKTVRDPNVLPKGKNQAKYEKVTMAKNDDPVTMDTAEIEQSLNFSNHYNVDNEAGYFTMRLDRIDEPFTNKENARDPEEDQKHHQADRDNITLFDPFDSNQPEQHLFNRFERFDIEGDEDMNANFTSHEHSQMHTTLIPSPPPEIPEPVPMETDDMRNEHPEGPEPQNNQQADEPRDDIQQVQEDGVKPVIIKGNTRRRKTVQLAMDFEPIIGGAVYQSWLQDASNLVGRKKRAKSITRMKIAQLMDIPPVALVMGLAGKYSTEIYYPKPLLDLYMRSIQIRPPRDSPAGSTSGPQPPEPVSPVDGNPMELPDEDPQIGIRTRSKQRSTEKQMPNHPAPAEDFQSGVESRSKQPSIEKQMQMPNLDNFEFPVNEASMMFTPGHSGDNERSAPSSGSGNGFLNLEPEVQLHSGRLTFDSSRKRHSSRHSGGNLSSVAEDKIWDLPEPDFKFRRFSENGFLHENETLVETGPTPTQHPPADQDQPMDKITDTIRMHLKTHFETPGASQVESLDQLASGANRMKAAQLFYQTLVLATYDQLKVQQAVAFGEILISKGPKM, encoded by the exons ATGTTTTACTCACATCAACTACTCGCTAGAAAAGCACCATTAGGCCAGATCTG GATGGCGGCGACTCTGCATGCGAAAATCAACAGAAGGAAGCTTGATAAGCTTAATTTAGTCAAGATCTG TGAAGAGATATTGAATCCTTCTGTTCCTATGGCGTTGAGATTATCAGGAATTTTGATGG GTGGAGTTGTAATAGTCTATGAGAGGAAAGTGAAGCTTCTGCTTG ATGATGTATCTCGATTACTG GTGGAAATCAATGAAGCGTGGAAGGTAAAAACAGTTCGAGATCCAAATGTACTCCCAAAAGGGAAGAATCAAGCTAA GTATGAAAAAGTAACAATGGCAAAAAATGATGATCCTGTAACGATGGATACAGCAGAGATTGAACAATCCTTAAACTTCTCCAACCATTACAACGTTGACAATGAAGCTGGTTATTTCACCATG CGGCTAGACCGTATTGATGAGCCTTTTACTAATAAGGAGAATGCAAGAGACCCGGAGGAGGATCAGAAACATCACCAAG CTGATAGAGACAACATCACCTTATTTGACCCTTTTGATTCAAACCAGCCAGAGCAACATCTATTTAATCGCTTCGAGAg GTTTGATATTGAAGGAGACGAAGACATGAATGCAAATTTCACTTCACATGAGCACTCACAGATGCATACAACTCTTATACCTTCCCCGCCACCAGAAATTCCTGAACCAG TCCCTATGGAAACTGATGACATGAGAAATGAACACCCAGAAGGGCCAGAACCACAAAACAATCAGCAGGCTGATGAACCTAGAGATGACATTCAACAG GTACAAGAGGATGGCGTTAAGCCAGTGATAATAAAGGGGAATACGAGAAGAAGAAAAACGGTCCAGCTTGCTATGGATTTCGAACCTATCATCGGAGGTGCTGTTTACCAGAGCTGGCTTCAAGACGCCTCCAACCTCGTAGGAAGAAAGAAG AGAGCCAAATCCATCACTAGAATGAAGATAGCACAGCTCATGGACATCCCTCCCGTGGCACTTGTAATGGGATTAGCAGGAAAGTATAGCACAGAGATCTATTATCCAAAGCCTCTGCTAGACCTATATATGAGAAGCATCCAGATTCGTCCACCTCGTGATTCCCCTGCTG GAAGTACTTCAGGACCCCAACCACCTGAACCAGTATCACCAGTTGATGGAAATCCAATGGAACTG CCTGATGAAGATCCGCAGATTGGTATTAGGACTCGTTCAAAGCAACGATCCACTGAGAAGCAAATGCCCAACCATCCTGCC CCTGCTGAAGATTTTCAGAGCGGTGTAGAATCTCGTTCCAAGCAACCATCCATTGAGAAGCAAATGCAAATGCCTAACTTAGACAACTTTGAGTTTCCTGTAAATGAGGCCAGCATGATGTTCACTCCTGGACATTCTG GGGACAATGAGAGATCCGCTCCAAGCTCTGGATCCGGAAATGGCTTCCTGAACTTAGAACCAGAAGTCCAATTACATTCAGGAAG ATTGACATTTGATTCCAGCAGAAAAAGGCATTCATCAAGGCACAGTGGAGGGAACCTTTCTTCAGTAGCAGAGGATAAAATATGGGATCTACCTGAACCTGATTTCAAGTTCAGAAGATTCTCAGAAAATGGGTTCTTACATGAGAATG AAACTCTGGTTGAAACTGGACCAACTCCAACCCAACATCCACCTGCAGACCAGGACCAACCTATGGACAAGATCACTGACACAATCAGAAT GCACCTAAAGACACATTTTGAAACACCGGGAGCATCTCAAGTAGAGTCCCTAGATCAGCTAGCTAGTGGAGCAAACCGGATGAAAGCTGCCCAGCTGTTCTACCAAACCTTAG TTCTGGCTACCTACGATCAACTGAAAGTTCAGCAAGCAGTGGCGTTTGGAGAAATATTGATCTCTAAAGGACCAAAGATGTGA
- the LOC113355413 gene encoding ubiquitin-activating enzyme E1 1-like isoform X1: MGCGWVFNSLLNYMLPKKRPTTVLVDNTNINTAGEGESLLKKSRIDCMISSATENTTNSSSGKGNFNSGSSGDIVVNNLDTPMAMGDGSSNDIDEDLHSRQLAVYGRETMRRLFGANVLISGMNGLGAEIAKNLILAGVKSVTLHDEGTVELWDLSGNFLFAETDVGKNRALASVQKLQELNNAVAVSTLTDKLSKEQLSNYQAVVFTDIGLEAAIEFDEYCHNHKPAISFIKTEVRGLFGSVFCDFGPEFTVVDVDGEEPHTGIIASISNDNPALVSCVDDERLEFQDGDLVVFSEVHGMTELNDGQPRKVKNARPYSFELDVDTTNYGGYMRGGIVTQVKQPKVLKFRTLKEAMNDPGDYLLSDFSKFDRPPLLHLAFQALDKFTGELGRFPAAGSEEDAQKLISISKTINETSGDVRLEEIDEKLLRHFSFGSKAVLNPMAAMFGGIVGQEVVKACSGKFHPLYQFFYFDSVESLPAEPVDPSDLKPVNSRYDAQISVFGSKLQKKLEDSKVFMVGSGALGCEFLKNLALMGVSCSNQGKLTITDDDVIEKSNLSRQFLFRDWNIGQAKSTVAASAASSINPNLHIEALQNRASPETESVFNDAFWENLNVVVNALDNVNARIYMDQKCLYFQKPLLESGTLGAKCNTQMVIPHLTENYGASRDPPEKQAPMCTVHSFPHNIDHCLTWARSEFEGLLEKTPTEVNSYLSNPTEYINAMKKAGDAQARENLERVIECLDRDKCEGFQDCLTWARLKFEDYFVNRVKQLTFTFPEDASTSSGARFWSAPKRFPRPLEFSVDDLSHLQFIMAASILRAETFGIPIPDWVKNPSKCATAVNNVIVPDFQPKEGVNIVTDEKATNLSSASIDDASVINDLTRKVEDCSSKLPSGFRMSPVQFEKDDDTNYHMDLIAGFANMRARNYSIPEVDKLKAKFIAGRIIPAIATSTAMATGLVCLELYKVIDGAHKVEDYRNTFANLALPLFSMAEPVPPKVFKHRDMAWTVWDRWVLRDNPTLRELMQWLKDKGLNAYSISCGTSLLFNSLFPRHKDRMDRKVVDLAREVAKVEVPPYRRHIDVVVACEDDEDNDIDIPLVSVYFR, translated from the exons ATGGGGTGTGGTTGGGTTTTCAACAGTTTGTTAAACTATATGCTTCCTAAAAAGAGACCTACTACTGTGTTAGTAGACAACACCAACATCAACACGGCAGGGGAAGGAGAATCGTTGCTTAAGAAGTCCAGGATTGATTGTATGATTTCTTCAGCTACGGAGAATACCACCAACAGCAGTAGTGGTAAGGGGAATTTTAATTCTGGTAGTAGTGGAGATATTGTGGTGAATAATCTGGATACTCCAATGGCGATGGGTGATGGAAGTTCAAATGATATTGACGAAGATCTTCATAGTCGACAACTTGCTGTTTATGGACGTGAAACAATGAGGAGGCTGTTTGGTGCGAATGTGCTTATATCTGGGATGAACGGATTGGGTGCAGAAATTG CAAAGAATCTTATTCTCGCTGGTGTCAAATCCGTAACTCTTCATGATGAAGGCACAGTGGAGCTGTGGGACTTGTCTGGCAACTTTCTTTTTGCCGAGACAGATGTGGGAAAGAATAGGGCCCTTGCTTCTGTGCAAAAGCTGCAAGAGTTGAACAATGCGGTAGCTGTTTCAACCTTAACAGACAAATTGTCTAAGGAGCAGCTTTCCAACTACCAG GCTGTCGTATTTACTGATATCGGCTTGGAGGCTGCCATTGAGTTTGACGAATACTGTCATAATCACAAGCCTGCGATCTCTTTCATCAAAACTGAAGTCCGGGGTCTTTTTGGCTCTGTATTCTGCGATTTTGGTCCTGAATTTACTGTTGTGGATGTTGATGGGGAGGAGCCACATACGGGTATAATTGCATCCATCAGTAATGACAATCCTGCACTTGTTTCTTGCGTTGATGATGAGCGACTGGAGTTTCAAGATGGAGACCTAGTTGTATTCTCTGAAGTTCATGGGATGACAGAACTGAATGATGGACAGCCCAGGAAGGTCAAAAATGCCAGACCTTACTCCTTTGAACTTGACGTGGACACTACAAATTATGGAGGGTATATGAGAGGTGGTATAGTCACACAGGTGAAACAACCGAAGGTGTTGAAGTTTAGGACACTGAAAGAAGCGATGAATGATCCTGGCGATTATCTTCTGAGTGATTTTTCTAAGTTTGATCGTCCCCCTCTGCTGCACTTGGCTTTTCAAGCATTGGATAAGTTCACAGGGGAATTGGGACGATTCCCTGCTGCTGGGTCAGAAGAGGATGCACAAAAGCTGATTTCTATCTCTAAAACTATCAATGAAACTTCTGGTGATGTAAGGCTAGAGGAGATTGATGAGAAACTATTGCGCCATTTCTCCTTTGGCTCCAAAGCTGTTTTAAATCCCATGGCGGCCATGTTTGGTGGTATTGTAGGCCAGGAGGTTGTGAAAGCATGCTCTGGAAAGTTCCATCCTCTTTATCAG TTCTTTTACTTTGACTCTGTTGAGTCTCTTCCTGCCGAGCCAGTGGATCCTAGCGATTTGAAACCAGTAAATAGCCGGTATGATGCCCAAATATCAGTGTTCGGATCCAAGCTTCAGAAGAAACTTGAGGATTCTAAAGTGTTTATGGTTGGATCTGGTGCTCTTGGCTGTGAATTCTTGAAGAACCTAGCTCTGAtgggagtttcctgcagcaaccAAGGGAAGCTGACAATTACTGATGATGATGTCATTGAGAAGAGTAATCTTAGCAGACAGTTTCTTTTCAGGGATTGGAACATTGGCCAGGCTAAGTCTACAGTTGCTGCCTCTGCCGCCTCGTCAATAAATCCAAACTTGCACATTGAAGCTCTTCAAAATCGTGCATCTCCTGAAACAGAAAGTGTGTTTAATGATGCATTTTGGGAGAATCTGAACGTTGTTGTCAATGCGCTCGATAACGTTAACGCTAGGATATACATGGATCAGAAGTGCTTGTATTTCCAGAAACCACTTCTGGAATCTGGAACTTTAGGTGCTAAATGCAACACTCAGATGGTTATTCCCCATTTGACTGAGAACTATGGTGCCTCAAGGGACCCACCAGAAAAGCAAGCGCCAATGTGTACCGTTCACTCATTCCCACACAACATTGATCACTGCTTGACGTGGGCACGCTCTGAGTTTGAGGGCTTACTGGAGAAGACACCAACAGAAGTCAACTCCTACCTGTCCAATCCTACTGAATATATCAATGCCATGAAGAAAGCAGGTGATGCACAGGCGAGGGAGAATTTGGAACGTGTTATTGAGTGTCTCGACAGGGACAAATGTGAAGGTTTCCAGGACTGCCTCACCTGGGCCCGTCTAAA GTTTGAAGACTACTTTGTGAACCGTGTCAAGCAGTTGACCTTTACTTTCCCGGAGGATGCTTCAACCAGCTCAGGGGCCCGATTCTGGTCTGCGCCAAAGCGCTTCCCCCGTCCTCTTGAGTTCTCAGTAGATGACCTCAGTCACCTGCAATTCATCATGGCTGCATCCATCCTGCGGGCTGAGACATTTGGCATCCCAATTCCTGACTGGGTTAAGAACCCTAGTAAATGTGCAACTGCTGTTAACAACGTTATAGTCCCAGATTTCCAACCAAAGGAGGGAGTTAATATCGTAACCGATGAGAAAGCAACAAACCTCTCATCTGCGTCTATAGATGATGCATCAGTTATCAACGATCTGACTAGAAAGGTGGAGGACTGCAGTAGCAAGTTGCCTTCTGGGTTTCGAATGAGCCCAGTACAATTCGAAAAG GATGATGACACAAATTACCACATGGACTTGATAGCCGGATTCGCTAACATGCGGGCAAGGAACTACAGTATTCCTGAAGTTGACAAGCTGAAGGCTAAGTTTATCGCTGGGAGAATCATACCTGCAATTGCAACCTCCACAGCAATGGCAACAGGTCTTGTTTGCCTGGAGCTATACAAGGTGATAGATGGAGCACACAAGGTTGAGGATTACAGGAACACTTTTGCAAACTTGGCACTCCCACTATTTTCAATGGCAGAACCAGTCCCACCAAAGGTTTTCAAGCACAGAGATATGGCGTGGACGGTTTGGGATAGGTGGGTTCTCAGGGACAATCCTACCTTGAGGGAGCTGATGCAGTGGTTGAAGGACAAGGGTCTGAATGCATACAGCATTTCGTGCGGAACcagcttgctcttcaacagtctGTTCCCCAGGCACAAGGACAGGATGGATAGAAAGGTGGTTGACCTAGCCAGGGAAGTTGCTAAAGTTGAAGTGCCTCCATACCGACGCCATATTGATGTGGTGGTGGCTTGTGAGGATGACGAGGATAACGACATTGATATCCCACTGGTTTCTGTTTACTTCCGGTAG
- the LOC113355413 gene encoding ubiquitin-activating enzyme E1 1-like isoform X2 yields MLPKKRPTTVLVDNTNINTAGEGESLLKKSRIDCMISSATENTTNSSSGKGNFNSGSSGDIVVNNLDTPMAMGDGSSNDIDEDLHSRQLAVYGRETMRRLFGANVLISGMNGLGAEIAKNLILAGVKSVTLHDEGTVELWDLSGNFLFAETDVGKNRALASVQKLQELNNAVAVSTLTDKLSKEQLSNYQAVVFTDIGLEAAIEFDEYCHNHKPAISFIKTEVRGLFGSVFCDFGPEFTVVDVDGEEPHTGIIASISNDNPALVSCVDDERLEFQDGDLVVFSEVHGMTELNDGQPRKVKNARPYSFELDVDTTNYGGYMRGGIVTQVKQPKVLKFRTLKEAMNDPGDYLLSDFSKFDRPPLLHLAFQALDKFTGELGRFPAAGSEEDAQKLISISKTINETSGDVRLEEIDEKLLRHFSFGSKAVLNPMAAMFGGIVGQEVVKACSGKFHPLYQFFYFDSVESLPAEPVDPSDLKPVNSRYDAQISVFGSKLQKKLEDSKVFMVGSGALGCEFLKNLALMGVSCSNQGKLTITDDDVIEKSNLSRQFLFRDWNIGQAKSTVAASAASSINPNLHIEALQNRASPETESVFNDAFWENLNVVVNALDNVNARIYMDQKCLYFQKPLLESGTLGAKCNTQMVIPHLTENYGASRDPPEKQAPMCTVHSFPHNIDHCLTWARSEFEGLLEKTPTEVNSYLSNPTEYINAMKKAGDAQARENLERVIECLDRDKCEGFQDCLTWARLKFEDYFVNRVKQLTFTFPEDASTSSGARFWSAPKRFPRPLEFSVDDLSHLQFIMAASILRAETFGIPIPDWVKNPSKCATAVNNVIVPDFQPKEGVNIVTDEKATNLSSASIDDASVINDLTRKVEDCSSKLPSGFRMSPVQFEKDDDTNYHMDLIAGFANMRARNYSIPEVDKLKAKFIAGRIIPAIATSTAMATGLVCLELYKVIDGAHKVEDYRNTFANLALPLFSMAEPVPPKVFKHRDMAWTVWDRWVLRDNPTLRELMQWLKDKGLNAYSISCGTSLLFNSLFPRHKDRMDRKVVDLAREVAKVEVPPYRRHIDVVVACEDDEDNDIDIPLVSVYFR; encoded by the exons ATGCTTCCTAAAAAGAGACCTACTACTGTGTTAGTAGACAACACCAACATCAACACGGCAGGGGAAGGAGAATCGTTGCTTAAGAAGTCCAGGATTGATTGTATGATTTCTTCAGCTACGGAGAATACCACCAACAGCAGTAGTGGTAAGGGGAATTTTAATTCTGGTAGTAGTGGAGATATTGTGGTGAATAATCTGGATACTCCAATGGCGATGGGTGATGGAAGTTCAAATGATATTGACGAAGATCTTCATAGTCGACAACTTGCTGTTTATGGACGTGAAACAATGAGGAGGCTGTTTGGTGCGAATGTGCTTATATCTGGGATGAACGGATTGGGTGCAGAAATTG CAAAGAATCTTATTCTCGCTGGTGTCAAATCCGTAACTCTTCATGATGAAGGCACAGTGGAGCTGTGGGACTTGTCTGGCAACTTTCTTTTTGCCGAGACAGATGTGGGAAAGAATAGGGCCCTTGCTTCTGTGCAAAAGCTGCAAGAGTTGAACAATGCGGTAGCTGTTTCAACCTTAACAGACAAATTGTCTAAGGAGCAGCTTTCCAACTACCAG GCTGTCGTATTTACTGATATCGGCTTGGAGGCTGCCATTGAGTTTGACGAATACTGTCATAATCACAAGCCTGCGATCTCTTTCATCAAAACTGAAGTCCGGGGTCTTTTTGGCTCTGTATTCTGCGATTTTGGTCCTGAATTTACTGTTGTGGATGTTGATGGGGAGGAGCCACATACGGGTATAATTGCATCCATCAGTAATGACAATCCTGCACTTGTTTCTTGCGTTGATGATGAGCGACTGGAGTTTCAAGATGGAGACCTAGTTGTATTCTCTGAAGTTCATGGGATGACAGAACTGAATGATGGACAGCCCAGGAAGGTCAAAAATGCCAGACCTTACTCCTTTGAACTTGACGTGGACACTACAAATTATGGAGGGTATATGAGAGGTGGTATAGTCACACAGGTGAAACAACCGAAGGTGTTGAAGTTTAGGACACTGAAAGAAGCGATGAATGATCCTGGCGATTATCTTCTGAGTGATTTTTCTAAGTTTGATCGTCCCCCTCTGCTGCACTTGGCTTTTCAAGCATTGGATAAGTTCACAGGGGAATTGGGACGATTCCCTGCTGCTGGGTCAGAAGAGGATGCACAAAAGCTGATTTCTATCTCTAAAACTATCAATGAAACTTCTGGTGATGTAAGGCTAGAGGAGATTGATGAGAAACTATTGCGCCATTTCTCCTTTGGCTCCAAAGCTGTTTTAAATCCCATGGCGGCCATGTTTGGTGGTATTGTAGGCCAGGAGGTTGTGAAAGCATGCTCTGGAAAGTTCCATCCTCTTTATCAG TTCTTTTACTTTGACTCTGTTGAGTCTCTTCCTGCCGAGCCAGTGGATCCTAGCGATTTGAAACCAGTAAATAGCCGGTATGATGCCCAAATATCAGTGTTCGGATCCAAGCTTCAGAAGAAACTTGAGGATTCTAAAGTGTTTATGGTTGGATCTGGTGCTCTTGGCTGTGAATTCTTGAAGAACCTAGCTCTGAtgggagtttcctgcagcaaccAAGGGAAGCTGACAATTACTGATGATGATGTCATTGAGAAGAGTAATCTTAGCAGACAGTTTCTTTTCAGGGATTGGAACATTGGCCAGGCTAAGTCTACAGTTGCTGCCTCTGCCGCCTCGTCAATAAATCCAAACTTGCACATTGAAGCTCTTCAAAATCGTGCATCTCCTGAAACAGAAAGTGTGTTTAATGATGCATTTTGGGAGAATCTGAACGTTGTTGTCAATGCGCTCGATAACGTTAACGCTAGGATATACATGGATCAGAAGTGCTTGTATTTCCAGAAACCACTTCTGGAATCTGGAACTTTAGGTGCTAAATGCAACACTCAGATGGTTATTCCCCATTTGACTGAGAACTATGGTGCCTCAAGGGACCCACCAGAAAAGCAAGCGCCAATGTGTACCGTTCACTCATTCCCACACAACATTGATCACTGCTTGACGTGGGCACGCTCTGAGTTTGAGGGCTTACTGGAGAAGACACCAACAGAAGTCAACTCCTACCTGTCCAATCCTACTGAATATATCAATGCCATGAAGAAAGCAGGTGATGCACAGGCGAGGGAGAATTTGGAACGTGTTATTGAGTGTCTCGACAGGGACAAATGTGAAGGTTTCCAGGACTGCCTCACCTGGGCCCGTCTAAA GTTTGAAGACTACTTTGTGAACCGTGTCAAGCAGTTGACCTTTACTTTCCCGGAGGATGCTTCAACCAGCTCAGGGGCCCGATTCTGGTCTGCGCCAAAGCGCTTCCCCCGTCCTCTTGAGTTCTCAGTAGATGACCTCAGTCACCTGCAATTCATCATGGCTGCATCCATCCTGCGGGCTGAGACATTTGGCATCCCAATTCCTGACTGGGTTAAGAACCCTAGTAAATGTGCAACTGCTGTTAACAACGTTATAGTCCCAGATTTCCAACCAAAGGAGGGAGTTAATATCGTAACCGATGAGAAAGCAACAAACCTCTCATCTGCGTCTATAGATGATGCATCAGTTATCAACGATCTGACTAGAAAGGTGGAGGACTGCAGTAGCAAGTTGCCTTCTGGGTTTCGAATGAGCCCAGTACAATTCGAAAAG GATGATGACACAAATTACCACATGGACTTGATAGCCGGATTCGCTAACATGCGGGCAAGGAACTACAGTATTCCTGAAGTTGACAAGCTGAAGGCTAAGTTTATCGCTGGGAGAATCATACCTGCAATTGCAACCTCCACAGCAATGGCAACAGGTCTTGTTTGCCTGGAGCTATACAAGGTGATAGATGGAGCACACAAGGTTGAGGATTACAGGAACACTTTTGCAAACTTGGCACTCCCACTATTTTCAATGGCAGAACCAGTCCCACCAAAGGTTTTCAAGCACAGAGATATGGCGTGGACGGTTTGGGATAGGTGGGTTCTCAGGGACAATCCTACCTTGAGGGAGCTGATGCAGTGGTTGAAGGACAAGGGTCTGAATGCATACAGCATTTCGTGCGGAACcagcttgctcttcaacagtctGTTCCCCAGGCACAAGGACAGGATGGATAGAAAGGTGGTTGACCTAGCCAGGGAAGTTGCTAAAGTTGAAGTGCCTCCATACCGACGCCATATTGATGTGGTGGTGGCTTGTGAGGATGACGAGGATAACGACATTGATATCCCACTGGTTTCTGTTTACTTCCGGTAG